TTCTATATAAAAGAGTATATCAGTTTTTGTAAAGGGAAAGGAATTAAAGACAAGCAAAAAGCTATTGAGGATTATTTGCTCGATAAGCATATGCGGAAACAATCTCCGCAAACAATCAATCTGGCCCTTAACGCTGTAAAGTTCTTGTATGCGGAAGTTCTTAAAGATCCGCAAAAGATTGACCTAAAATTTGCGAAGAGAAGTAAAAAGTTACCGATCGTATTATCACGCTCTGAAATTCAGAAGATTATTGAAGCAACTGATAATTCAAAATATAAGCTTATGATCTCGCTCGGGTATGCATGCGGCTTGCGAGTAAGTGAGGTAGTAAGCTTAAAGGTTGCAGACTTAGATATTGATGAGCTTGTTGTGCATATCAAGGGAGCAAAGGGTAAAAAGGATAGGATTAGTGTGTTGCCAGAAAAATTGCAAAATGACTTGCGTAACATCATTGCTGGTAAGAGTCGGAATGATTTTATTTTTGCTTCTAATCGAGGAGGTGCGCTCACAACCACATCTCTGCAGAAGATGTTTCGCAAAAGTTTATCAAGGGCACAAGTGCAGAAGCCAGCAACTTTTCACTCGCTTCGTCACTCCTTCGCTACACATTTACTAGAAAATGGCACAGACGTCCGATATGTGCAAGAGTTGCTCGGGCACAGCAACATACGAACAACACAAATATACACACAGGTTACTAATCCAAAGTTAAAAAATATTAAGAGTCCATTATAAAATCGCAGAGCGAAGCAATGAAAAGAGAGAAACAAATTAAATCTTGGAAAAACAGGGTCGCTATCGAACGATTATTTGTTTTATAATAAATCGAAGATCCACGATAATTTAATTTTCTATTGAGCGGAGGGGTGTCCGAGTGGTTTAAGGAGCACGCTTGGAAAGCGTGTGGGCGCAAGCCCTCATGGGTTCGAATCCCATCCCCTCCGCTAAGTAGAAAATTATTATCAGGACTGTGCGGGGCAACCCGCCCGTGGGTTCCTCCGATTTGACTGCAAAATCGAGAGTCCTCGATGTGATCGTTAAATCAAAGATTTGTGATTATCACATCGGGAGAATCCCACCCTCTCCGCCAAATATAAAACCCCTCTACGAGGGGTTTTATTGTATTAAAAAACTTTAGCTATCCGCTCCATTGCCCAGTCAATATTGTTATGAGTGGTAATAAGCGGTGGTGCAAACCTGACTACATTTCCATGTGTATTGTTGCACAGAATACCATTTTCCTTAAGTTTAAGGCAAAAGTCTCGAGCGGGACCGGCGTCTTCTTTCAGCTCAATACCAAGCATAAGCCCTTTGCCGCGAATCTCTTTAATGTGTGGCGACTTTAAAGACGCAAGCTCTTTCTTTAAACGGTCCCCTATTGCGCGCGCGTTACGCGCCATACCCTCTTCTTTTAACGCCTTAAGGGCGGCGAGCGCCGCAGCGCTCCCAAGCGGATTCCCGCCAAAAGTAGAACCGTGATCTCCCGGGCCGAGTACATCCATTATTTTACGGTTGGCAACAACAGCGGAAACAGGATATGCTCCGCCACCGAGCGCTTTACCTAAAATATAGATATCAGGCACGACACCTTCATGGTCGCACGCAAACATTCTGCCTGTTCTGCCAAGTCCTGTCTGAATTTCATCTGCCATAAATAAAACGTTTTCCTTGGTGCACAATCCCCGCAAAGCAGTAAGATAGCCCTCAGGTGGCACAATTATACCGCCTTCGCCCTGAATAGGTTCTACAAGAATTGCCACGGTATTTTCTGTTACAGCAGATGTAACGGCATCCAAATCACCATACTCCACAAGCTTAAACCCGGGGGTAAAAGGACCGAAACCTTCCCTGTACTGCCCCTGAGAAGAAAAACCAACTATTGTAGTTGTTCTGCCGTGAAAGTTGTTGCCAAATACAACAATTTCGGCTTTACCTTGCGGTATTCCCTTCTCCTGATAACCCCATTTTCTGGCTATCTTTATGGCGGACTCAACCGCTTCAGCTCCTGTGTTCATTGGCAAAACTGCTTCTTTTTTGCAAAGCCTAGCCAGATATTCTACAAATTCTCCAAGGCGCGTGCTGTAAAAAGCACACGAGGTAAGATACAGTTCCGAAGCTTGTTTTGTCAGTGCTTCAACAATTTTAGGATGATTATGTCCCTGGTTTAAAGCTGAATACGCGGAAAGAAAATCCATATACTTATTTCCTTCCATGTCCCATACCCAGACACCTGCTCCCCTTTCAATTACGACGGGAATCCGGTCGTAGTTGTGGGCTCCCCACTTTTTTACAGATTCAATTACACTATCGCTTGCGGACATAATTCCTCCTTTTAAGTACTAAAGAAAGTATACCTACAATCCCCCTGTAACGCAATAAAAACGACCTTTAGGCCGTTTTTATTGCGTTTGATACCACTTACCTTACAATTTCAAAGTTTTTCTTTGGCGGCAAATTCTTTTTAAACTCTTGATTTTATCCGTTCTAGCAATTCTTCTGCCAACCCTCTTGTCGCGGCAGTAATGATTGGAGTTTTTTCTTTTTGTCCAAATTCCAAATATTTTTTATCTCCAATTGATACGCCTTCCAAATCAACCATCACAGCACCGGCCTCTGTTTCTAGCCCATACGCGACAGCAATTTCGAGATTGTTTTTACGCGTACATTCAAGAGCTAAGTCTGCAACGCCAGAGGCGACATCAACATAGTGAACAGCAGAAGAACCCACGGAAAAATCTCGTGATGTGGGTTTGAAATCTTGTAATTTTCTTGAAAAAGTATCTTTATTTATTTCAAAGTATTCATCAATATATATGTTTACATCGGGGCTTAGTTGGGTTCTATCCGAAGAATGAATTTGTGTTCTTTGGATTCCCTCAACAACAAAAGCTCCATTATTTTTTTGTGCAATAAACAAACGTTTGGTTGGGTGCTCCATTATTCCGCTAGTAAGGTAATCTTCATAATTTGGATCAACAGTGTTAAAAATTCCAAACATTGTTCCGTACCGGGCGCGCCCCCTTTCTTTTTTATAAACATTTGATCCGTCCAGCCCGTCTAAAATTCCTAAATAGCGCGGATTTTCTGTTATATCGACTTGTCCATGTTCTTCAGAAATAACGCGAATTGGAACTCCCGTCTCTTTCAGAAAATCGAGGATTGCTTTTTCACACTCTATGTCAACTCTCAACGCGGTTTCTCCGAATTGGTTTTTTTGAACAAGTTCTTCGCCGGCTTCACCAAGATTATCGTGTACCGATAATGCTCTGCGCAAACTATCAACGGTTGTTTGCTCAAATCGTTCTTTCCATTCGATTGAATTTTCCATTTTTTCAATTTTATCCATACTCATTTTATTAAATCTTCTATTGAAACGTCCAGCGCCTTAGCGATTTTTGCTATCACTTGGACGCTCGGCTTTTTCACAAAGTCGCCCTAAATTTTTTTATAGCGTTTGATTTTCAACACTCATACTCTACATCTCTTTTAACGCCTTTACTCTTTCCTGTACGGGTGGGTGCGTCATAAATAACTTTGCGAATTTGCCAACTTCCTTATCTTGAGCACCTCTTTTGTCAGCTTTAAATGGGTTTTCAAAAAATAAGTGTGCTGTAGCGTTGTTTGCAAAACGCATCTTTGTCGGATCCTGTGATATTTTTTCCAAAGCGCTTGCAAGCCCCTCAGGATAACGCGTTAAAAGAGCGCCCGACGCATCGGCAAGAAATTCTCTTTTACGAGACACGGCCAGTTTTAAAATTGTAGCTAAAATAGGCGCCAATATCATGGCCACCAAGCCAACTATCATAATAACTCCTCCGGCTCTTGAATCGTTATTTCTTCCGCCAACACCACCCCAAAGCATACTGCGAAATAAAATATCAGTTGCATAAATTATCACACCTGCCAAAACCACAACAACAGTTGAAACAAGCATGTCGCGATTGCCAATATGGCTCATCTCATGCGCCAAAACACCTTCAAGTTCGGGTCTGTCTAAAATCTCAAGAAGGCCTGTTGTTACAGCAACCACTGCGTGTTCCGGATTACGCCCTGTAGCAAACGCGTTTGGAGCTCTCTCTTCAAGAACATATAATTTGGGCTTAGGTAGTCCCGCGGTAATTGCAAGATTTTCTATAATATTATGTATTTCTTCAAATCTGCCCTCATCCGGCACAGGCTTAGCGCGTGTCATAGCAATTACCATTTTATCGCTCCACCAGTAGCTTCCCACGCTCATAAATATACTGATTGCAATAGCTATAACAAGTATTCCCGGAGCATTAAAATAATAACTAAGAAACCAGCCTAAAAACATTGTTAAAATAAAAAAACCCGTGATTAAAAACCACGTCTTTCTGATGTTTGAATCCTTGTGAGTGTAAAGTGATGCCATATTAGTAAAAATAAAGGGGCTAAACTTAGTTTAGCCCATAACACTTGAGGTAAAACTCTTTTTTACTGTGGTCCGGTGAAAATGATCCGACACCAAGCCCAAGAGAGCTGGAAAACAAAAACTCATTAAAAACTGCTATAAAAAGAGACGGATGAAAATCTTTTTCCACATTCTTTCCAAATATTTCGCTATATTCGAAACTATTATGAAATTTAACACAAAGCGGGCAGTAATCTTCGGAGGCCCACCCAAAACCAGATGAACCACACATGTGTTTTTTAAACACAAGATCGCCATGAAATTTTTTTGCCACAATGCGCAAAATATCTTTATCAATCCATTTTGTCAGAAGATTCGGTACTAACTTAGACTGTTCTTGAAGCCATTTCCACGTCTCATCAATAACATTTTGAGAAATATTTTCATTTTCAAGAACCTCTCTAAAATCCTTCTCGTCCACCTTACCTCCTAAATGAGCTGACTATATACTACCAAACTTTTTAAATAACTTCAACTTGTCTAAAACTCCACATTAGGAACACCTCGCTCTGTTTCTATCTCTATCTTAAAGAGTTCCTCGTGCTTAAAACGAAACATTCCCGCTATAAGATTAGTTGGAACAGATTCTATTGTTGTATTGTAATCACGGACATTGGTGTTGTAAAAGCGTCGGGCTGCCTGTATCTTATTTTCTGTATCGGAAAGCTCCCTTTGAAGCTCAAGGAAGTTTTGGGACGCCTTTAGGTCCGGGTAATTCTCTGATACCGCAAAAAGGCTCTTTAAAGCGTCTGTAAGCATGTTTTCTCCCTTCTGGCGGTCTTCAGGACTTTGCGCCTGCATAACCTCGGTTCGCGCCTTTGTGACGTTTTGAAGAACTTCTCTTTCGTGGGTCATATAACCCTTAACCGTATCAACAAGATTAGGGATAAGATCGTGCCTTCTCTTTAACTGAACGTCTATATCTGCCCAAGCTTCGCGTACACGGTTTCGACTTCTTATTAACCCGTTGTACATAAAAACAACGGCAAGAGCCAAAAATATTAAAACTGCTGAAAATATTACTACTGTATCCATAAAATTAAATTTAATTATATTCCTTTCTTACACATATACATTATACACCATTATTTTTTAATTAAGAAACCCCGCCAATACCCCGCACAGAATTTTGATTGTTGCGCAAGGCGGCACGCTCTCCACAGGAAAGGGCTATTCGCCCCCGCGTGCCGATAGATAATAATCAAAGAATGCAATTAACTACAAATTTAATATTATTATGTCCTGGCAAAATTTATGCGGGGTAAGGCTACACTAAATTCAAAAGCCGGTATTAACCGGCTTTTTCATTAAGTGAGTGCCTTACATCATTCCGCCCATTCCCGGGGGCATGCCCCCGGCCATTCCTCCTTCCGAATCTTTGTCATCTTCGGGGTTATCGGAAATTGTTGCCTCTGTTGTAAGAAGCATTCCTGTCGCCGAAGATGCATTTTGTAAAGCCGAGCGCACAACTTTTGTCGGGTCCATTACTCCTCCTTTTTTAAGATCCTCTTCCTGCATAGTCTTGAAATTAAACCCGTTAGCGCCCTCTGCTCCACGCACTTTATTTACCATTACACCCGTATCCATTCCCGCGTTTTCTGCGAGCTGGCGAAGGGGCGCTTCAAGCGCGCGGTAAACTATCTCCACGCCAACCTGCTCATCTTTATCATCAAGCTCAAGTTTGCGCACTGCTTCAGACATTCTTATGTAAGCTACACCTCCACCGGGTACAATACCCTCTTCAATAGCGGCGCGAGCAGCATTTAACGCGTCTTCAAGTTTTTGTTGTTTTTGTTTTGATTCTACTTCTGTTGCGGCCCCTACTTTTATCACAGCCACACCACCTGCCATCTTGGCAAGCCGTTCCTGTAATTTCTCTTTGTCAAAATCGGAATCTGACGCATCAATCGCGTTTTTTATTTGCGCTACTCGTTTTTCTATCGCGTCCTTCTTTCCTTGTCCACCTATTATAGTAGTACTCTCTTTTGTAGATGTTACCTTGTCGGCGGTTCCCAGCATATTTAATTCAACATTTTCAAGTTTTTGCCCTCTATCCTCCGCTATAAACTCGCCGCCGGTTAAAATCGCTATATCTTCCAGCATTTCTTTTCTTCTGTCTCCAAATCCAGGTGGCTTAACAGCAAGAGTGTTAAACGTACCGCGCAGTTTATTTACAACAAGGGTCGCGAGAGCTTCTCCTTCAACATCTTCTGCTATTATTACAAGGTCTTTTTTACCGCTCTGCGCTAATTTTTCCAAAATAGGAACAATATCACTCATAGCGGATATTTTCTGATTTGTTATTAGAATATATGGCTTTTCATAAACAGCTTCCATGCGTTCGGCATTAGTAACCATATAGGCAGAGATGTAACCCTTATCAAACTGAAGGCCTTCTACAAGCTCCTTACTAAGACCAAAGGTTTGTGACTCCTCTACCGTTACAACACCGTCCTTGCCAACCTCTGATATTGCCTCAGCAATTATATGACCCATCTCTTTGTCGTCGGCAGAATTTGTAGCTACATGCTCAATATCCTCCTTCTTTTCAGATATCTGCTCCGATATGTTAGCGAGCTCCTCAACCGCTGCCTCAACAGCCTTATCTATACCGCGCTTTAAAGCACGCGG
The Candidatus Spechtbacterales bacterium genome window above contains:
- a CDS encoding tyrosine-type recombinase/integrase — protein: MENILDKTDRALKLRNYSPKTHKAYTFYIKEYISFCKGKGIKDKQKAIEDYLLDKHMRKQSPQTINLALNAVKFLYAEVLKDPQKIDLKFAKRSKKLPIVLSRSEIQKIIEATDNSKYKLMISLGYACGLRVSEVVSLKVADLDIDELVVHIKGAKGKKDRISVLPEKLQNDLRNIIAGKSRNDFIFASNRGGALTTTSLQKMFRKSLSRAQVQKPATFHSLRHSFATHLLENGTDVRYVQELLGHSNIRTTQIYTQVTNPKLKNIKSPL
- a CDS encoding M48 family metallopeptidase, coding for MASLYTHKDSNIRKTWFLITGFFILTMFLGWFLSYYFNAPGILVIAIAISIFMSVGSYWWSDKMVIAMTRAKPVPDEGRFEEIHNIIENLAITAGLPKPKLYVLEERAPNAFATGRNPEHAVVAVTTGLLEILDRPELEGVLAHEMSHIGNRDMLVSTVVVVLAGVIIYATDILFRSMLWGGVGGRNNDSRAGGVIMIVGLVAMILAPILATILKLAVSRKREFLADASGALLTRYPEGLASALEKISQDPTKMRFANNATAHLFFENPFKADKRGAQDKEVGKFAKLFMTHPPVQERVKALKEM
- the rocD gene encoding ornithine--oxo-acid transaminase, with the translated sequence MSASDSVIESVKKWGAHNYDRIPVVIERGAGVWVWDMEGNKYMDFLSAYSALNQGHNHPKIVEALTKQASELYLTSCAFYSTRLGEFVEYLARLCKKEAVLPMNTGAEAVESAIKIARKWGYQEKGIPQGKAEIVVFGNNFHGRTTTIVGFSSQGQYREGFGPFTPGFKLVEYGDLDAVTSAVTENTVAILVEPIQGEGGIIVPPEGYLTALRGLCTKENVLFMADEIQTGLGRTGRMFACDHEGVVPDIYILGKALGGGAYPVSAVVANRKIMDVLGPGDHGSTFGGNPLGSAAALAALKALKEEGMARNARAIGDRLKKELASLKSPHIKEIRGKGLMLGIELKEDAGPARDFCLKLKENGILCNNTHGNVVRFAPPLITTHNNIDWAMERIAKVF
- a CDS encoding inositol monophosphatase family protein; protein product: MDKIEKMENSIEWKERFEQTTVDSLRRALSVHDNLGEAGEELVQKNQFGETALRVDIECEKAILDFLKETGVPIRVISEEHGQVDITENPRYLGILDGLDGSNVYKKERGRARYGTMFGIFNTVDPNYEDYLTSGIMEHPTKRLFIAQKNNGAFVVEGIQRTQIHSSDRTQLSPDVNIYIDEYFEINKDTFSRKLQDFKPTSRDFSVGSSAVHYVDVASGVADLALECTRKNNLEIAVAYGLETEAGAVMVDLEGVSIGDKKYLEFGQKEKTPIITAATRGLAEELLERIKSRV
- the groL gene encoding chaperonin GroEL (60 kDa chaperone family; promotes refolding of misfolded polypeptides especially under stressful conditions; forms two stacked rings of heptamers to form a barrel-shaped 14mer; ends can be capped by GroES; misfolded proteins enter the barrel where they are refolded when GroES binds) — translated: MSKEILYGEEARRKLQSGVNKLADAVRVTLGPKGRNVLVDRGYGAPMVTNDGVTIAKEIELKDKIENMGAALVKDVANQTNEAAGDGTTSATILAQAILNEGFKNIAAGASPRALKRGIDKAVEAAVEELANISEQISEKKEDIEHVATNSADDKEMGHIIAEAISEVGKDGVVTVEESQTFGLSKELVEGLQFDKGYISAYMVTNAERMEAVYEKPYILITNQKISAMSDIVPILEKLAQSGKKDLVIIAEDVEGEALATLVVNKLRGTFNTLAVKPPGFGDRRKEMLEDIAILTGGEFIAEDRGQKLENVELNMLGTADKVTSTKESTTIIGGQGKKDAIEKRVAQIKNAIDASDSDFDKEKLQERLAKMAGGVAVIKVGAATEVESKQKQQKLEDALNAARAAIEEGIVPGGGVAYIRMSEAVRKLELDDKDEQVGVEIVYRALEAPLRQLAENAGMDTGVMVNKVRGAEGANGFNFKTMQEEDLKKGGVMDPTKVVRSALQNASSATGMLLTTEATISDNPEDDKDSEGGMAGGMPPGMGGMM
- a CDS encoding LemA family protein yields the protein MDTVVIFSAVLIFLALAVVFMYNGLIRSRNRVREAWADIDVQLKRRHDLIPNLVDTVKGYMTHEREVLQNVTKARTEVMQAQSPEDRQKGENMLTDALKSLFAVSENYPDLKASQNFLELQRELSDTENKIQAARRFYNTNVRDYNTTIESVPTNLIAGMFRFKHEELFKIEIETERGVPNVEF